Proteins encoded together in one Onychomys torridus chromosome 1, mOncTor1.1, whole genome shotgun sequence window:
- the LOC118569134 gene encoding olfactory receptor 52B2, which translates to MIHSNITIFHPAVFVLLGIPGLEAYHTWLSVPLCLMYVTAVFGNSILIVVIITERNLHEPMYFFLSMLAITDILLSTTTVPKALAIFWLHAYNIAFDACVTQVFFVHTMFVGESAILLAMAFDRFVAICAPLRYTTVLTWRMVGRIAVAITIRSVCIIFPVIFLLKRLPFCRTNIIPHSYCEHIGVARLACADITVNIWYGFSVPIVMVIMDVILIAVSYSLILRAVFRLPSQDARHKALSTCGSHLCVILMFYVPSFFTLLTHRFGRNIPRHVHILLANLYVVVPPMLNPIVYGVKTKQIREGVVHWFLDIKTQCCSSTLG; encoded by the coding sequence ATGATTCACAGCAACATCACCATCTTCCACCCTGCAGTTTTTGTGCTCCTTGGCATTCCTGGGTTGGAGGCTTATCATACCTGGTTGTCTGTACCCTTGTGCCTCATGTATGTCACTGCAGTCTTTGGGAACAGCATCCTGATAGTAGTCATCATCACAGAACGGAACTTGCACGAAcccatgtatttcttcctctccatgctggctatCACAGATATCCTACTGTCCACTACTACTGTGCCCAAGGCCCTAGCCATCTTTTGGCTCCATGCATACAACATTGCCTTCGATGCCTGTGTCACTCAAGTCTTCTTTGTCCACACAATGTTTGTGGGGGAGTCAGCCATCCTGTTAGCCATGGCCTTTGACCGCTTTGTGGCCATCTGTGCCCCACTGAGATACACAACGGTGCTGACATGGCGAATGGTGGGGAGGATTGCTGTAGCCATTACCATCAGAAGCGTCTGTATCATCTTTCCCGTGATTTTCTTGCTGAAGCGGCTGCCATTCTGTCGAACCAACATCATCCCCCATTCCTACTGTGAGCATATTGGGGTGGCCCGCTTAGCCTGTGCCGACATCACTGTTAACATTTGGTATGGCTTCTCAGTGCCCATCGTCATGGTCATCATGGATGTGATCCTCATTGCTGTGTCTTACTCACTCATTCTGCGAGCAGTGTTTCGTTTGCCCTCTCAGGATGCTCGGCACAAGGCCCTGAGCACTTGTGGGTCTCACCTCTGTGTTATCCTCATGTTTTACGTTCCATCCTTCTTTACTTTACTGACCCACCGCTTTGGGCGGAACATTCCCCGGCACGTGCATATCTTGTTGGCCAATCTTTATGTGGTGGTGCCACCAATGCTGAACCCCATTGTCTACGGGGTTAAGACTAAGCAAATCCGGGAGGGTGTAGTCCACTGGTTCTTGGACATCAAGACTCAGTGTTGTTCCTCTACTTTGGGTTGA